A region from the Mesorhizobium sp. J8 genome encodes:
- a CDS encoding adenosine kinase: MPEYDVLCIGNAIVDIIAQCDEAFLEANGIVKGAMNLIDTSRAELLYSRMGPAIEASGGSAGNTAAGVASFGGRAAFCGKVSNDALGDIYTHDIHAQGVAFDTRPLQGEPPTARSMIFVTPDGERSMNTYLGACVELGPEDVEADKAAGAKVTYFEGYLWDPPRAKKAIRQTARLAHAAGREVSMTLSDSFCVDRYRDEFLELMRSGKVDIVFANSHEIKSLYQTSSFENALAAIRKDCRIAAVTRSEKGSVIVRGDETVTIQAMETRGLVDTTGAGDLYAAGFLYGYTTGRSLKDCGDLGSLAAGLVIQQIGPRPRQNLRREAEQAGLLQGRAKK; this comes from the coding sequence CTGCCGGAATATGACGTGCTCTGCATCGGCAATGCCATTGTCGATATCATCGCCCAATGCGACGAAGCCTTCCTGGAGGCCAATGGCATCGTTAAGGGCGCGATGAACCTCATCGACACAAGCCGCGCCGAGCTGCTCTACAGCCGCATGGGGCCCGCCATCGAGGCTTCGGGCGGCAGTGCCGGCAACACGGCGGCGGGCGTGGCGAGCTTCGGTGGCCGCGCCGCCTTCTGCGGCAAGGTTTCGAACGATGCGCTCGGCGACATCTATACCCACGACATCCACGCCCAGGGCGTGGCCTTCGACACCAGGCCGCTCCAGGGCGAACCGCCGACGGCGCGCTCGATGATCTTCGTCACGCCGGACGGCGAGCGCTCGATGAACACCTATCTCGGCGCCTGCGTCGAGCTCGGACCGGAGGATGTTGAGGCAGACAAGGCCGCCGGCGCCAAGGTCACCTATTTCGAGGGCTATCTGTGGGATCCGCCACGCGCCAAGAAAGCAATCCGGCAGACCGCGCGGCTGGCACATGCGGCCGGGCGCGAAGTCTCCATGACGCTGTCGGATTCCTTCTGTGTCGACCGCTATCGCGATGAATTCCTGGAGCTGATGCGTTCGGGCAAGGTCGACATCGTTTTCGCCAACAGCCACGAGATCAAGTCGCTCTACCAGACCTCCTCCTTCGAGAACGCGCTGGCGGCGATACGCAAAGATTGTAGAATAGCCGCCGTGACCCGTTCGGAAAAGGGTTCGGTGATCGTGCGCGGCGACGAGACGGTTACCATCCAGGCCATGGAGACCAGGGGACTGGTCGACACAACCGGCGCCGGTGACCTCTATGCCGCGGGCTTCCTCTACGGCTACACGACCGGGCGCAGCCTTAAAGATTGCGGTGATCTCGGCTCGCTGGCGGCCGGCCTGGTGATCCAGCAAATCGGTCCGCGGCCGCGCCAGAATCTGCGCCGCGAAGCCGAGCAGGCTGGACTGCTTCAGGGGCGTGCCAAGAAATAG